TGCTTGAGTTCGACCAGCGGCGCGCTCATGCGACCTCCCGCGTGGCCGATGGCAGCGTGCCGGGATGCACGCAGCGCACCAGGCGCCCCGGCTCGGGCTGGGCTATCCCGGGCCGCGTCCCGCACGCATCGGAAGCACGCGGGCACCGCGCCGCGAAGGCGCAGCCGGGCGGCAGGGCCAGCAGGCCGGGCGTCATGCCCGGAATCTGCCGCAGGCGCCGGCCGCGCCGGTTCTCGCTGGGCAGGCTGTCGATCAGGCCCTGGGTGTAAGGGTGCAGGGGCGCGTCGAGCACAGCATCCACCGGGCCGTGCTCGACGATGCGGCCGGCGTACATCACCGCCACCTCGTCGGCGAGGCCGGCGACGACGGACAGGTCATGCGTGATCCAGATCAGCGCGGTGCCATGCTGGCGCGCGAGCTTCTGCACTTCGGACAGGATCTGCGCCTGGATGGTCACGTCCAGCGCCGTGGTCGGCTCGTCGGCGATGATCAGGTCGGGGCGATGCAGCATCGCAATGGCGATCGCCACGCGCTGGCGCATGCCGCCCGACAGTTGATGCGGGTACGCGCGCAGCCGCTCTTCCGGGCTCGGAATGCCCATCAGGCCGAGCGTGTCGCGCGCGTGCGCGCGGGCCTGGGCGCGGCCCATGCCGCTGTGCGCGCGCACCGCCTCGACCATCTGGGCCTCGATGCGCAGCACCGGGTTGAGCGTCATCATCGGGTCCTGGAAGACCATGGCGATGCGGTTGCCCTGGAGCTTGCGCAGCTCGCGCGCCGGCAGCCGGACCAGGTCGCGGCCCTGGAACAGGATCTCGCCGCCGACCACGCGGCCGGGCGGATCGACCAGCCCCATGATGGAAAAGCCCGTCACAGATTTGCCCGAACCCGATTCGCCCACCAGCCCCAGGATGCGCCCGCGCGCCAGCGAAAACGACACGTCGTCCACCGCCGGCAGCACGCCGTCGCGCGTGAAGAAATGGGTACGCAGGTTGCGCACCTGCAGTGTCAGGTCGGCGGCGCTCATCGGTGCGCCCTCGGGTTGAGCACCTCGCGCAGGCGGTCGCCCACCAGGTTGATGGCGACCAGCGCCAGCAGCAGCGCGATGCCCGGATAGAAGCTGATCCAGTACTGGCCCGACAGCATGTACTGGTATCCGTTGGCGATCAGCAGGCCCAGCGACGGCTCGGTGATCGGCACGCCCAGCCCCAGGAAGGACAGCGTCGCCTCCAGCGTGATCGCGCGCGCCACCTGCAGCGTGCCGACCACGATCAGCGGCGGCAGGCAGTTGGGCAGGATGTGCCCGAGCGCGATGCGCCAGCCGGGCAGGGCGAGCGAGCGCGCCGCCTCGACGTATTCGCGCCGGCGCTCGACCAGCGCCTGGCCGCGCACGGTGCGCGCGTAGTACGCCCATTCCAGCAGCACCAGTGTCATCACGACATTGGTGACGCTCTTGCCGAGGTAGGCGAGGATCATCATCGCCACCAGCACGGACGGGAACGACAACAGCAGATCGACGCTCCGCATGATCAGGCTGTCGATCTTGCCGCCGGCATAGGCGGCGATTAGCCCCAGCAGTGTGCCGATCACCGCCGCCACGGTGGCCGAGCCGATCCCCACGCCCAGGCTGATGCGCAGCCCGTAGAGGATGCCCGAATACAGATCGCGCCCCTGGCCGTCGGTGCCGAGCCAGTACGTGAAGGTGCCCGCGCCGTTGGGCGAGCCCGGCGCAAGGCGCGCGTCCAGCACGTCGAGCTGCATCAGGTCGTAGGGGTTCTGCGGCGTGATCCACGGCGCGGCCAGCGCGGCCGCCGTCAGCAGCACGACGACCGCCAGGCCGAACACGGCGGCTTTCGATTCCACGAAGTCCGCCGCCACGCGCCGCCACGGCGATTGCCTGCGCGGTGTGGCCGCTGCGGTCGCCGTGGTCACCGCGGCCGGCGTCGCCGGCGCGGTGGTATGCGGGGTCGGGTTCATGCCGCGGCCTCCGCATGATCCGCGGTG
The sequence above is drawn from the Ralstonia solanacearum K60 genome and encodes:
- a CDS encoding ABC transporter ATP-binding protein, producing MSAADLTLQVRNLRTHFFTRDGVLPAVDDVSFSLARGRILGLVGESGSGKSVTGFSIMGLVDPPGRVVGGEILFQGRDLVRLPARELRKLQGNRIAMVFQDPMMTLNPVLRIEAQMVEAVRAHSGMGRAQARAHARDTLGLMGIPSPEERLRAYPHQLSGGMRQRVAIAIAMLHRPDLIIADEPTTALDVTIQAQILSEVQKLARQHGTALIWITHDLSVVAGLADEVAVMYAGRIVEHGPVDAVLDAPLHPYTQGLIDSLPSENRRGRRLRQIPGMTPGLLALPPGCAFAARCPRASDACGTRPGIAQPEPGRLVRCVHPGTLPSATREVA
- a CDS encoding ABC transporter permease, with the protein product MNPTPHTTAPATPAAVTTATAAATPRRQSPWRRVAADFVESKAAVFGLAVVVLLTAAALAAPWITPQNPYDLMQLDVLDARLAPGSPNGAGTFTYWLGTDGQGRDLYSGILYGLRISLGVGIGSATVAAVIGTLLGLIAAYAGGKIDSLIMRSVDLLLSFPSVLVAMMILAYLGKSVTNVVMTLVLLEWAYYARTVRGQALVERRREYVEAARSLALPGWRIALGHILPNCLPPLIVVGTLQVARAITLEATLSFLGLGVPITEPSLGLLIANGYQYMLSGQYWISFYPGIALLLALVAINLVGDRLREVLNPRAHR